Below is a genomic region from Pseudomonas frederiksbergensis.
TCACGCAGAAGAAATACGGATCGCTGTTGGCGGCATGGTTGTTCAGCCAATCATTGAATACGCTGCGCTCCGGGAAGGGGCCGTAAGGCAGGTAATCCCAAAGCTTCGGGTCGGCGCCCGGGCCTTGCAGGGCTTTGAACAGACCGTCGGCGTGACGCGCCGGGTCGAGTTTTTCCAGGCGAATGAAGCGCCCTTCGATCAGTTGAACCGAGGGCGCCGGAACGCCTTTCCAGTCTGCGAGTGAAGTCGACATGCTGTTCTCCTTGAACCTTAAAGGCCTTTGCGAAACTGAATGAAGCCGGGGCGTTCGGCGATGCGCTCGTAGAGCTGGATCGCGGTGGCGTTGGTTTCATGGGTCAGCCAATGAACCTTGCAGCAACCGTCGGCCTTGGCCGTGGCGTAGACGAATTCGATCAGCTTGCGGCCGACACCGGTGCCGCGGGTTTCGGGCGTCACCAGCAGGTCTTGCAGGTAGCAGGAGTTTTCGATGCTCCAGTTCGAGCGGTGATAGATGAAATGCACCATGCCCACCGCTTTGCCATCGGCCCAGGCGAGGGCGGCGTGGGTCGGCTCGCTCGGGTCGAGGAAACGTTGCCAGGTGCTGTGGCTGACGGCCTCTGGCAGCTCGGTGTTGTAGAAGCGCAGGTAGGCTTGCCACAACGGCAGCCACGCTGCGTGGTCGTCGGCGGTAACGCGGCGAATCTCGATCTGACTCATGATCATTCCTTTGGCATCAAGTGGGCGAGGGCCTGGTCGCGCAGGTCGGGGCTGGCAGTCAGCCCTTCGCGCACGCCGGCGATATCTGCGGTACTGCGGTTCTGACTGAGCTTGCGCTTGCCTTCCAGGCGCTGGATGGGCAGGGCGAAGCCGACGATGGCCTTGAGCATGCCATCGATGTAATGGGCTGGCGCATCGTCGACTTTCCACGGCTTGGCGCGGCTGGCTTCATGGCGATCGGTCAGGGCGCTGACCAGGTTGCGCAGGCGATGAGCGTCGCTGAACACTTCGGCGCTGCCATAGACGTGCACCGCCACGTAGTTCCAGGTCGGCACGACTTTGCCGTGGTCAGCTTTGCTGGGGTAGAACGACGGGCTGACGTAAGCATCGGCGCCGGCAAAAATCACCAACGCTTCGGCACCGGCTTCCAGTTCCTGCCATTGTGGATTGGCCCGGGCCAAGTGCCCATAAAGGGTCCCGTTAGGGCCTTGTTCCGGGCTTAGCAGCAGCGGCACATGGCTGGCCTGCAAGCCTTGTTCGCCATGGGTGACCAGCACGGCCAGGCGAGTGTCGAGGATCTGCTGATGCAGGGCGGGAAGGTCTTCGATGGCAAATGCGCTGGGGGTATACATGGAAATTTTCCTTGGCGAATGTCTGCATCCTAGGCAGGCTATTGGTCTGTTGTAAGAGCCATTAATGACCAATTTCATGGGTCCATTCTGATGAGCAATCCGTCGCTGTCCTTGTCATTCAACCCGGCCGGTATCGAACTCGATCGTCGTCAGGGCTTGAGCCGTCAGCTCTACCAGGCATTGCGTGTGCGCGTACTCGACGGTCGTCTGGCCAGCGGCACGCGCTTGCCAGCCAGTCGCGATCTGGCAGCAGCGTTGTCGATTTCCCGCAATAGCGTGGTCCGTGCCTACGACCAACTCTACGCCGAAGGTTTCATCGAAGGGCGGGTCGGTGATGGCACTTACGTGGCGCAATTGCCACCCACCGTGCTGCCCACGAAAAAACTATCCACAAAAGTATCCACAGGGTTTTCAACAGGCTTACCCACAGGGTTATCCACAAATTGGCTGGATTTACCTGTGGTTACATCCAGTAAAGTTATCCACAGAGGTGCTCTGGAGCGGGTCGAGAAGCATCATTTGGCCAGGCCGCCGAGTGGTCCGCCGAGGGCTTTTCGGGTGGGTGTGCCGGCCTTCGATCTGTTCCCGTTCGAGGTTTGGGCCAAGCTGAATGCGGCTTTCTGGCGAAAACCGGATTTACAGCAGCTGTGTTACGGCGCGCCCGAAGGTGACGAGCGTTTGCGCGGGTTGATCGCGGCCTATTTGCGCAGTTCACGCGGCATGCAGTGCAGCGCTGAGCAAATTGTGATCACCAGTGGCGCACAGCAGGGGATTAGCCTTTGTGCACAGCTGCTGGTGGAGCCCGGCGATGGGGTGGCTGTGGAAAACCCCGGCTATCGCGCGGCCGGGCATGCCTTCGCCGTGGCCGGGGCGCGTTTGCATGGGGTTTCGGTGGACAGCGACGGCATCGACTGCGCCGAACTGGCGGAATTGAGCGACTGCCGATTGGCTTATGTCACGCCGTCTCATCAGTATCCGACCGGAGTCATCATGAGCCTGGCCCGGCGTCTGGAGTTGCTCGCCTGGGCCGAGCGCACTGACGGCTGGATCATCGAGGACGACTACGACGGCGAGTACCGCTACAGCGGCGCACCGTTGGCGCCCTTGGCGGCGTTGGATCGACAGGGTCGGGTGCTTTACGTCGGCACCTTCGGTAAAGTCGCGTTTCCGGCGTTGCGTCTGGGCTATCTGGTGTTGCCGATGGGCCTGGTAGAGGCGTTTGCCCAGCGTCGCGCGGTGGACGTGCGCCATTCCGAGGTAGGCACTCAGGCGGTGATGGCCGAGTTCATGGCCGCCGGGCACTTTCAGCGGCATATCCGCCGTATGCGGCGTGCGGCGTTGAGTCGCCGCAACACCTTGTTGGCCGGCTGGCCTGTGGATATCCCCGGCGTTGGCAGCCTGCCGAATGTCGCGGCGGGGCTGCACTTGACGGTGGCGGTCGACACACAGGCCCGAGAACGTGAATTGATCGAAGCCGCCGCCAGCGTTGATGTCGAGATCAATGGCCTGAGCAGTTATTGGCTGCCGGAATCGAGCATCCCGCTGGATCAGCGCGCCGGCCTGGTGCTGGGGTTCGCGGCGGTGCCCGAGGAGGCGATCCGCGCAGCGCTCGGGCGGTTGAAAAAGGTCTGGTGATGCTCATGTCTGGAGGACTGAGTCGCCGTCATTGCTTTAAGACACAACCCGGCGCGGTGTGGGAACTAATTGAGAACGCCCCCTAACTACCAATAGGCAAAAAAAGACCCGCACACGTGCGGGTCTTCGGTTTGAGTGGCGTGAGTGTTTCAGGTCCCGGACTTGATCTTGGTCCAGGCCCGGGTCCGCGCCCGTTCGGCATCACGCGGCAGCGGTTGCAGGGTGTAAAGCGTGTTCATGGCCGCTTCGGTCGGGTACAGGTTCGGGTTGCTGCGGATCGCCGGGTCGACCAGCTCGGTGGCGTCCTTGTTCGGGTTTGGGTAGCCAACAAAATCGCTGACCGGCGCGATGGTTTTCGGTTGCAGCAAGTAGTTGATAAAGGTGTAGGCATCTTCCGGGTCTTTCGCTCCTTTCGGGATCGCGAGCATGTCGAACCAGATCGGCGCGCCTTCCTTCGGCAGACGCATGTCGACGATCACCCCGTTCTTGGCTTCCTTGGCGCGGTTGGCGGCCTGGGAGAAGCTGCCGGAGTAACCGACGGCCACACAGATATCACCGTTGGCGATGTCGGCCATGTACTTGGATGAGTGGAAGTAGGTGATGTACGGACGAATCTTCATCAGCAACGCTTCAGCCTTGTCGTAGTCCGCAGGCTTTTTGCTGTTCGGGTCCAGGCCCAGGTGTTGCAGGGCCAGCGGCAATATCTCCGACGGCGAGTCGAGCAGGGCCACGCCGCACTGTTTGAGCTTGCTGATGTTCTCTTCCTTGAAGATCAGGTCCCAGCTGTCCACGGGTGCGTTGGTGCCCAGCGCCGCCTTGACCTTGTCCGGGTTGAAGCCGATCAGGATGGTGCCGTACATGTACGGCACGGCGAATTTGTTGCCCGGATCGTTGGCCTCGATCAGCTTCATCAGCTTGGGATCGAGGTGATTCCAGTTCGGCAGTTTGCTGCGGTCCAGCGGTTGGAATACCCCGGCTTCAATCTGCTTGGCGAGAAACACGTTGGACGGCACCACCACGTCGTAACCGGAGTTGCCGGTGAGCAGCTTGGCTTCCAGCGCTTCGTTGGTGTCGAAAATGTCGTAGACCAGCTTGACCTTGGTGTTCTCGGCCTTGAAGTCTTCAAGAGCTTTGGGGGTGATGTAGTCGAACCAGTTGTAGACCCGCAAGGTGCGCTCTTCAGCGTGCACGGCGCCGCTGAGGACTGTGGCGCAGAGAGCTGGGGCGATAAAACGCTTGAGTTGATTCATTGTTCTAATTCCTCATTGGGCGCTTTTGAAACCTTCGAGAACGTTCACGGCATTGATGCCGATTTCTTCTACCGCGTAGCCGCCTTCCATCACGAACAGGGTCGGCTTGCCGAGGGCGCCGATGCGCTCGCCCATCGCCAGGTAGTCCGGGCTGTCGAGTTTGAACTGGGAGATCGGGTCGTCCTTGAACGTGTCGACGCCCAGAGACACGACGACGATATCGGCGCCGTAGCGTTCGATCTCTTTGCAGGCCTGTTCCAGCGCGGCGCTCCAGCTGTCCCAGCCTGAACCTGCGGGCAGAGGGTAGTTGAAGTTGAAACCTTCACCCGCGCC
It encodes:
- a CDS encoding GNAT family N-acetyltransferase — its product is MSQIEIRRVTADDHAAWLPLWQAYLRFYNTELPEAVSHSTWQRFLDPSEPTHAALAWADGKAVGMVHFIYHRSNWSIENSCYLQDLLVTPETRGTGVGRKLIEFVYATAKADGCCKVHWLTHETNATAIQLYERIAERPGFIQFRKGL
- a CDS encoding FMN-binding negative transcriptional regulator; this encodes MYTPSAFAIEDLPALHQQILDTRLAVLVTHGEQGLQASHVPLLLSPEQGPNGTLYGHLARANPQWQELEAGAEALVIFAGADAYVSPSFYPSKADHGKVVPTWNYVAVHVYGSAEVFSDAHRLRNLVSALTDRHEASRAKPWKVDDAPAHYIDGMLKAIVGFALPIQRLEGKRKLSQNRSTADIAGVREGLTASPDLRDQALAHLMPKE
- the pdxR gene encoding MocR-like pyridoxine biosynthesis transcription factor PdxR, with protein sequence MSNPSLSLSFNPAGIELDRRQGLSRQLYQALRVRVLDGRLASGTRLPASRDLAAALSISRNSVVRAYDQLYAEGFIEGRVGDGTYVAQLPPTVLPTKKLSTKVSTGFSTGLPTGLSTNWLDLPVVTSSKVIHRGALERVEKHHLARPPSGPPRAFRVGVPAFDLFPFEVWAKLNAAFWRKPDLQQLCYGAPEGDERLRGLIAAYLRSSRGMQCSAEQIVITSGAQQGISLCAQLLVEPGDGVAVENPGYRAAGHAFAVAGARLHGVSVDSDGIDCAELAELSDCRLAYVTPSHQYPTGVIMSLARRLELLAWAERTDGWIIEDDYDGEYRYSGAPLAPLAALDRQGRVLYVGTFGKVAFPALRLGYLVLPMGLVEAFAQRRAVDVRHSEVGTQAVMAEFMAAGHFQRHIRRMRRAALSRRNTLLAGWPVDIPGVGSLPNVAAGLHLTVAVDTQARERELIEAAASVDVEINGLSSYWLPESSIPLDQRAGLVLGFAAVPEEAIRAALGRLKKVW
- a CDS encoding polyamine ABC transporter substrate-binding protein — translated: MNQLKRFIAPALCATVLSGAVHAEERTLRVYNWFDYITPKALEDFKAENTKVKLVYDIFDTNEALEAKLLTGNSGYDVVVPSNVFLAKQIEAGVFQPLDRSKLPNWNHLDPKLMKLIEANDPGNKFAVPYMYGTILIGFNPDKVKAALGTNAPVDSWDLIFKEENISKLKQCGVALLDSPSEILPLALQHLGLDPNSKKPADYDKAEALLMKIRPYITYFHSSKYMADIANGDICVAVGYSGSFSQAANRAKEAKNGVIVDMRLPKEGAPIWFDMLAIPKGAKDPEDAYTFINYLLQPKTIAPVSDFVGYPNPNKDATELVDPAIRSNPNLYPTEAAMNTLYTLQPLPRDAERARTRAWTKIKSGT